A segment of the Superficieibacter sp. HKU1 genome:
ACACCGCTTCCAGTGCATGACCTTTTGACACGCCGCCCGCCATTACTTCCAGACAGGTCAGCGTGGAGAAACTGACGTTGACGCGATCGCCCCAGCGGGCGTTGATCGCCTGTTCAAGCGGCAGCAATTTTTCATGATTGGGACTGGTGAAAAACACCTTGCTGATGCCCTGCGGATCAAGCAGTCCCGGCTCATACAGCGAGTAGTTAAACACGGCCTCTTTGAAGAAACGCATCTCTTCGGGACGATGGCGGTTCATAAACCACTCATCGTCGCGATAGACGTTGGTAATAATATCCGGGCTGGTATGCACCACACCAAACAGATCGGCGGCGATATCGCTGTCCAGATTATGCGTAAACACCAGATTGCCGTCGGTATCGTGCACCCGGGCACCGTTCGAGGTGATCATGTAGGCTTTGATTTCAAGGGCATCGCGGATTTGCCCGACGTCGATATGATGACGACCGGTCGCAAAGACGAAGTTAATACCGCGTGCGGTCAGCAGTTTAAGCGTCTCTTTAGCAAACGGCGATAAACGGTGGTCAGGAGAGAGTAGCGTACCATCCAGATCGGATGCAACAACCTGATACATAAGAAAATTCAACCTCTGGTCAATAAAGCAATAATCAATTATGTCGATCGAAAAAGTCGACGATGGCATTGAGCGCGACTGAGCGCATGGCGTCCTTTTCAAAAAGGATCTCATGATAGGCGCCTTTGATGACGAGCGGCTTACTCCCTTCGCAGGGATGACCCGCCGCGGCGCGAATTTCACAGTAGCGGTCGTGGACGCGGTTATCGACAACGCGCTCCTCTTCCGCCTGAAGCAGCAACATGGGCGTGGCGTCGTCGCCTGCGCCTGCCAGCACCTGCTCACCGGCCAGAATACCTTCCCGCACCCAGTGATGGGTGGGTCCGCCCACGCGCAGTTTTGGTTCATCGGCATAAAAGCGCAGATTACGACGGTAGCGCGCACGGCTGTGGGTCAGGACGTTGACGCTAAACGGCAGCGCGTGCCAGCGCCCCGTGCCCAACGCGTAGCTCTCCCGAAAACGCTGATGGCCCTCAGCCCAGTCGAGGATCTGCCGCACCATCCAGTCCGGTAAATGAATAATAATGCCGAACATCGGCGCACAGAGCGCGATGGCGTCGCAGGCACCGGGGGTACGCTGTAAAAACAACGTGGCGATCGTGCCGCCCATTGAGTGCGCCAGTATATAGCGCTTACGCCACGGGCCCGGCTGCACTTCCTGTTCCCAGAACGCGGCGAAATCATCCACGTAGTCGCTAAAGTTAACCACGTGGCCACGATGCGTATCGGACAAAAGACGTCCCGAGCGTCCCTGTCCACGATGGTCGATGATCAGTACATCAAAGCCCATATGGAACAGGTCATACGCCAGTTCGGCATATTTTACATAGCTTTCAATGCGACCCGGACAGACGACGATGACGCGATCGTTTTCCGGCGCGTGAAAACGCACAAAACGGACCGGAACGTTATCGACGCCCGTAAACTCCGCCTCTTCCCGCTGACGCCAGAAATCGGTTAGTGGCCCCATAGAAAAAGCCGCAAACGCGTTTTCTCTCGTTTCCCAGGTCCTTTTTTGCCGAAACATCGGGTTTCCGCCCCCGTTCACCGTGTAAAATCGTTTTTTTGTGACTTATCGCACAAGGCTACAACACCAGGGTATTGTGGCATAAAAATAAACAATCAGGGAATTTCTCATGACATTCGAGTGGTGGTTCGCTTATCTGCTGACATCCATTATCCTCAGCCTCTCGCCCGGCTCAGGCGCTATCAATACGATGACCACGTCTATTAGCCACGGCTATCGCGGCGCGGCTGCCTCCATTGCCGGTCTGCAAACCGGGCTGGGAATGCATATCGTGCTGGTCGGCGTGGGGCTGGGCACGTTATTTTCCCGCTCGCTGCTGGCGTTTGAAATCCTGAAATGGGCGGGCGCGGCCTATCTTATCTGGCTTGGCATTCAACAGTGGCGCGCCGCCGGGGCGCTGGATCTCAATACTCTGGCGCAAACGCAATCACGCGGACGGCTGTTTAAACGCGCGGTGTTCGTTAATCTGACCAACCCCAAGAGCATTGTTTTTCTCGCCGCGCTGTTTCCACAGTTTATCCTGCCCACGCAGCCGCAAATCGCGCAGTACGTCATCCTTGGCGTGACGACCATCGTGGTCGATATCATCGTGATGATCGGCTACGCCACGCTGGCGCAGCGAATTGCCGCCTGGATTAAAGCGCCGAAACAGATGAAAGCGTTAAACCGGGTATTTGGCTCGCTGTTTATGCTGGTGGGAGCACTGCTGGCGTCGGCAAGGCATGCCTGAAGGTAGCTCGCATTTTTACGTCACCCGTTGCAGGGAATCATTTTGCTTTCCGGGGCGCTACGCAAAGGGTGAAATTGGTTTTTTAACAGCGTGGTAAGCCCGTAGCGCCGGTGCCAGAATGCCGTCCAGGATTTTTCAACCAGGGACGGCACAGCATGGCAGCATTGACGCTGGTGCAAAAGCATATTCGTCAGCGTGATATGGCCCGACTGCTGGACCAGCTTACAGCCCTGTTAATGATGGAGCAGATGAGCAGACAACAAATAGTGGGGCTGGTAAACTATATGATACGCGCAGGAGACGCGCAGAGTATCGAGCCATTATTATATGAACTGGCACAGCGGGTGCCAAAACATGGAGAGACACTGATGACGATGGCAGAGGAGTTGCTTCAGAGAGGCATTCAGAGAGGTAAACTTACCGCCTTACTGGAAATCGCGCAAAAAATGTTACAGCGTGGTTTCGATAGTCAGGCAATTATGGAAATCACCGGCCTGTCAAAAGACGAGTTACAACAGCTCGAACAGTAATAATGACCCACCCGATGTACGCCGGGTGGGCCGGCTCTCAGCGTGAAATAATCAGGTGGATACCGAAGCCTGCAAACAGCACGCCCGCAAAACCATCAATCCATTTCGCCAGACGCTGATAGCCGCGACGCATCGCTGGCAGCGCAAACAAGCTGGCAACCAGCGTAAACCACGCCAGGGTTTCAACAGCAATCAGCACAAAAATGCCCCAGCGCTCCGGCGTTCCGACGCTGTCACTGACAAACAGTGAGAAAACAGATCCAAAATAAATAATCGCTTTTGGATTGGCGAGGTTGGTCATTAACCCCTTCAGAAAACTGCGCCCGCCTGCCGCCAGTTCGACTTTCGGCGCAGGGGCGTCGGCAGCCTCTTTTTTCAGCGCACCGCGCAGCATCTGGTAGCCCATCCAGCACAGATAGAGGCCACCACCAACCATAATAATATTGTGCAGCCAGGCCATTTTTTCGAGGATCAGGTGCAGACCCAGCAGCGCAACGCCTGCCCAGACCATGACGCCGCAGGTAATACCAAGCACGCCCATCATGGCTTCTTTACGTGAACGGCTAACAGCAGTCTGAGAAACAAAGAAAAAATCCGGGCCAGGGCTCATCAGGGCAATAAAATGCACAAAAGCCACGGTGAGAAAGAGCATCAACATGGTTAACTCGCGGGAAAATAGTTCAGTGAGCCATCATCCTGGCACTTTTTGGCCCGTCTGACTACTCATCATCGTCGCCATCCACGTGCGAGCGAATTAACGCCATAAATTCTTTACCAAACCGTTCCAGCTTACGCACGCCAACGCCGTTAACGCTCAGCATCTCGCTGGCTGAAACCGGCATCTGTTCAGCCATTTCAATAAGCGTGGCATCGTTAAAGACAACGTACGGCGGAATATTGCTTTCGTCAGCAATCGCTTTACGCAGCTTGCGCAGTTTGGCAAACAGCTTGCGATCGTAATTCCCGACCGCGGCTTTTTGCATTACGCGCGGCTTAAGGGCTATAACGCGTGGCACAGCCAGCATTAACGGCTCACCGCGCAGGATGGGGCGCGCAGCATCCGTCAACTGGAGCGCGGAGTGCTGGGCAATATTTTGCGTCACCATGCCGAGGTGGATAAGCTGGCGGATCACGCTCACCCAGTGCTCATGGCTTTTGTCCCGCCCCATGCCATAAACTTTCAGTTTATCGTGGCCAAATTCGCGAATACGCTGGTTGTTTGCGCCACGGATAACCTCCACCACGTAGCCCATCCCGAAGCGCTGGTTGACGCGACCAATGGTCGACAGGGCGATTTGCGCGTCATTAGAGCCGTCGTACTGTTTTGGCGGGTCGAGACAAATATCACAGTTGCCGCAGGACGCCTGCCGCCCTTCGCCAAAATAGTTGAGCAGCACCAGGCGGCGGCAGGTTTGCGCTTCAGCAAAAGCGCCCATCGCATTAAGCTTGTGGCGCTCAATATCCTGAAGCTGTCCGGCCGGTTTCTCTTCCAGGCAGCGGCGCAGCCAGGCCATATCCGCCGGATCGTAAAACAGCATCGCTTCCGCAGGTAACCCGTCACGCCCGGCACGCCCCGTTTCCTGATAGTAGGATTCGATATTGCGTGGAATGTCGAAATGCACCACGAACCGCACGTTAGGCTTGTTAATGCCCATGCCGAACGCTACCGTCGCCACGACGATTTGTAGATCGTCACGCTGGAATTTTTCCTGTACCTCAGCGCGCACGGTATTTTCCAGCCCGGCGTGATACGCAGCGGCGCTGAAGCCGCGGCTTTGCAGACGCGCGGCGGTGTCTTCAACTTTCGCGCGGCTGTTACAGTAAATAATGCCGCATTTACCGCGCTGCTCCTGCACGTAACGCAGCAGCTGATCCAGAGGCTTAAACTTTTCCATCAGCATATAGCGGATATTGGGACGGTCGAAGCTGCTGATCTGGATCAGCGGATTGTTAAGCCCGAGTAGCCTGACGATATCCAGCCGGGTGGTATCGTCCGCCGTGGCGGTCAGCGCCATAAACGGCAGCGCAGGAAAACGCTGGCGCAGATGACCGAGCAGAGCGTATTCCGGACGGAAGTCGTGACCCCACTGAGAAATACAGTGTGCTTCATCCACCGCCAGCAGCACCGGATTCCAGTGCGCAAGATGATCGAGGAAGTTGTCCAGCATCAGTCGTTCTGGCGCGATATAGAGTAGGCGGATTTCGCCGTTGCGACAGCCAGCCATGACCTGCTGCTGCTGTTCCCGCGTCTGCGTTGAGTTCAGACAGGCCGCCGCCACGCCGTTTGCCAGTAGCTGATCGACCTGGTCTTTCATCAGCGAGATCAGCGGAGAAACCACCACGGTCAGACCATCGAGTAACAGCGCAGGTATTTGATAACACAACGATTTACCGCCGCCAGTGGGCATCACGACCAGACAGTCGCGTCCCTCCAGCGCCGTATGAATAATATCTTCCTGGCCGGGGCGAAACTGCTGATAGCCGAAGGTTTCCCGCAAAACCTGTTTAGCCAGCGACTCCTGATTCAATACTTCCGCCTGCGCCACATTGACTCCAACCGCCCAAAATAAAAACAGGCGCTATTTTCAGCGCCTGAGAAGGAAACTGCAATGCCTGACATGAAATCATTCGAGGCTGCTTCCAGTTTTATGCAAATTCGCAGGCAAAATCAATGCTGCGCCGGCAATGACGTCGGTTGATTAAAACAGATCGTTCAGCATCACGCCCACGCCAACGCGGGTTTGATTAAAGTTATAATCAATAAGCGACTCACCATAACCGCTATATACCTGGGTATAAAGACGCACATGCTTCGACACCGGATAACTCACCCCCAGCTCCGCGCCGCCGTAGCCCGTGTTCCAGTTATATTGTCCTTTCGCGCTCAGAACGGCCTCACCCAACTGATAACCGAGCTTAAGCTGGTAATAACCCATATATTTGGTGATATCCGGGTTGTCATCCGTACTGCCCAGCACGTACCACGGTTTCACTTCAACCAGCCAGTTGCCGTTTTGCGCCATTAAACGCGTGTAGGCGCGGTTCCAGCTACGTGATGTCGGATCGGAACGACCATTGGAGTCATGGTTGAAACCTACTTCGATATCGCGTAGTGACCAGTCCCCCAGACGATAATCGGTCGCAAAACCGAGAAAAAGCTGAGGCTCATAGTTCGTCTCGCGGAACGGTGACGATTCACCGCTATTCGATAACTGCCACCATGACTTTTGCGTATAGGAAGCGCCCAGCACCGAATTCGGTCCAAGGATGCCACGCCAGAACGGAAACGCGAGGCTAAGCTGGAATTTCACTTCATCTTTACGCGCATTGTCCGCCCAGTTGTAGGTGTTGATCGCCTCTTTATTGAGATCGCTGGTCCAGGTATAAAGCACATAGTTTGAATCATACGGATACAGCGTGAACGGATTATCATGTTCCTGCAGAAGGTTAGCGATGATACTGCCCTTTACCGCCGGCGCATCGTGTACCTCTTTAACTGTGGCCTCCTGCGCGCAGACTAAAAAGGGCAATAGCGCCGCCAGCGCGGTCAACCCGGCCAAAGACTTACGCTTCAATTGAGTGCTCCTGAAAAATTATTATGTTTGTATATAACTGGCTAACAAGCATTCTACATATTTCTCATTTTGATGCCTATCAAAGGTGATTCGGAACTGGCATTCAACAAATCACAAGCATAAAATCAACATATAATTAACAATCAGCATGATGAGCCCTTTATGTCAGCCGTACTCACCGCCGAAGACACCCTCCGCATGGTAGGCGAAATTTTTGTCTACCACATGCCTTTTAACCGCGCGCTTGGACTGGAGCTGGACCGCTACGAGAAAGCGTTTGCCCAGTTGAGTTTTAATAACCAGCCGATGATGGTCGGTAACTGGGCGCAAAGCATTCTTCACGGCGGCGTGATCGCCTCGGCGCTGGACGTTGCCGCAGGACTGGTCTGCGTAGGCAGTACGCTCACCCGCCACGATACCATCAGCGAAGAGGAACTGCGGCAGCGTCTTTCAAGGATGGGCACCATCGATTTGCGCGTCGATTATCTGCGTCCGGGACGCGGCAACCGCTTCACGGCCACCAGCAGTTTGCTGCGTGCCGGGAATAAAGTCGCCGTGGCGCGCGTGGAATTACACAACGAAGAACAGGTTTACATCGCCAGCGCAACCGCCACTTATATGGTGGGTTGAGCCAGTAAATTCGGGTAGACTGGAGTTACTTTTTTGTAACGAGTTTTTCCGATGGATGCTAAACAAACGCGGCAGGGAGTGTTGCTCGCCCTTGCTGCCTATTTTATCTGGGGCATCGCTCCCGCCTACTTCAAGCTGATTTATTACGTTCCGGCCAATGAAATCCTGACTCACCGCGTGATCTGGTCCTTCTTTTTTATGCTGGCGCTGATCAGCATTAGCCGCCAGTGGACGCAGGTCAAAAAACTGCTGGCAACGCCGAAAAAAATCTTTCTGCTGGCGCTTTCCGCCGTGCTGATCGGCGGCAACTGGCTGCTGTTTATCTGGGCGGTGAATAATCATCACATGCTCGAAGCGAGCCTCGGCTACTTTATTAATCCGCTGGTGAATATCGTGCTGGGAATGATTTTTCTCGGCGAGCGTTTTCGCCGGATGCAGTGGCTGGCAGTGATCCTCGCCGCCTGCGGCGTACTGGTGCAGCTCTGGACCTTTGGTTCTCTGCCATTGATTGCCCTGGGACTGGCCTTCAGTTTCGCCTTTTACGGTCTGGTACGTAAAAAAATCGCCGTGGATGCACAGACTGGCATGCTGGTTGAAACACTGTGGCTGCTGCCGGTAGCGGCAATCTGGCTGTTTGGTATTGCCGACAGCGCGACCAGCCATATGGGGCAAAATTCGTGGTCGCTAAACCTGCTGCTGATCGCCGCAGGTATTGTCACCACTATTCCGCTGCTGTGCTTTACCGGCGCGGCAACCCGCCTGCGTCTCTCCACGCTGGGCTTTTTCCAGTATATCGGCCCAACGCTGATGTTTTTGCTGGCCGTGGTATTTTATGACGAGCATCCGGGCGCGGATAAGATGGTGACGTTCGCCTTTATCTGGGTCGCGCTGGCGGTGTTTGTGATGGATGCGATTTATACGCAGCGACGGGGGCGTCGTGGATAGCTGACAAATTGCCGGATAAGCGAAGCGCCATCCGGCAGAAAACCTACAGCCAGTTTTTGCGCTTAAAATACAGATACGGAGCCAGCCCTGCGAGGATCATAAAGATAATCGCTCCCGGATAGCCAAAGCTCCATTTCAGCTCGGGCATAAACTCAAAGTTCATCCCATAGCTGGAGGCTACCAGCGTTGGCGGCAGGAAGACCACGGAGACCACCGAGAAGATCTTGATGATGCGGTTCTGCTCGATATTGATAAAGCCCATCGCCGCCTGCATCAGGAAGTTCACCTTCTGGAACAGGGATTCGTTGTGCGGCAACAGAGATTCGATATCGCGCAGGATCTCACGCGCCTGCTCCAGTTGTCCGCCCGGTAAACGCGCTTTGCGCACCAGGAAGTTCAGCGCGCGTTGGGTATCCATCAGACACAGGCGGACTTTCCAGCCGATATCTTCCAGTTCTGCCAGCGTGGAGAGCGCTTCATCGTATTCGTCACCCTGATGGCCTTCCATAATCACCCGGCTGAGTTTTTCCAGATCGCTGTAGATGTTTTCGATTTCATCCGCCAGCTGTTCGATTTTGGTTTCAAACAGATCCAGCAGCAGCTCGTAAGCGTTGCCATCCACCATTTCCTGACTGCGGGCGCGCATACGGTATAAACGAAACGCGGGCAGCTCACGCTCACGCAGGGTAAACAGGCGGCCTTCACGGATGGTGAATGCCACGGTGGAGTTACCGGCGTGATCTTCCGCATCTTCGAAGAAGAAAAAGGAGTGAATATGCAGGCCGTCTTCGTCTTCAAAAAAACGCGCCGATGCCTCGATGTCTTCCAGTTCGGGGCGGGTGGCCAGATTCTGGCCCAAATCCATTTGCACACGGTGTCGTTCTTCATCATCCGGCTCGACTAAATCGACCCATACCGAGCTGGCAAGGTGATTGATTTCATCGGCTTCAAGACGAATCAGACGATTATTTTCCAGTTGAAATGCGCTCAGCATGACCGGGACTCCCAATGCAAAAATTATCGGACAGTTCGGTGGGCACACAGAAACAATTGGGTTTCAGACCATTAAACAGCCTGACTCAGCGCGACGGGAAAAAAGAGAAGTCGCTGACAACCGCTAAGGCTATCAGCAAAAAGGGATAGCCTTAGGAGTTGATCCTGGATGACAGGATAATGAGCCAGTATCTACTGGGTGTGTCCAAGGCGAATGTCCTCTTAGCGTAATCGTGCGCGCATG
Coding sequences within it:
- the yigL gene encoding sugar/pyridoxal phosphate phosphatase YigL; translation: MYQVVASDLDGTLLSPDHRLSPFAKETLKLLTARGINFVFATGRHHIDVGQIRDALEIKAYMITSNGARVHDTDGNLVFTHNLDSDIAADLFGVVHTSPDIITNVYRDDEWFMNRHRPEEMRFFKEAVFNYSLYEPGLLDPQGISKVFFTSPNHEKLLPLEQAINARWGDRVNVSFSTLTCLEVMAGGVSKGHALEAVSTAMGYGLQDCIAFGDGMNDAEMLSMAGKGCIMANAHQRLKDMYPALEVIGTNADNAVPKYLRKLYLE
- the pldB gene encoding lysophospholipase L2, with the protein product MFRQKRTWETRENAFAAFSMGPLTDFWRQREEAEFTGVDNVPVRFVRFHAPENDRVIVVCPGRIESYVKYAELAYDLFHMGFDVLIIDHRGQGRSGRLLSDTHRGHVVNFSDYVDDFAAFWEQEVQPGPWRKRYILAHSMGGTIATLFLQRTPGACDAIALCAPMFGIIIHLPDWMVRQILDWAEGHQRFRESYALGTGRWHALPFSVNVLTHSRARYRRNLRFYADEPKLRVGGPTHHWVREGILAGEQVLAGAGDDATPMLLLQAEEERVVDNRVHDRYCEIRAAAGHPCEGSKPLVIKGAYHEILFEKDAMRSVALNAIVDFFDRHN
- the rhtB gene encoding homoserine/homoserine lactone efflux protein, which produces MTFEWWFAYLLTSIILSLSPGSGAINTMTTSISHGYRGAAASIAGLQTGLGMHIVLVGVGLGTLFSRSLLAFEILKWAGAAYLIWLGIQQWRAAGALDLNTLAQTQSRGRLFKRAVFVNLTNPKSIVFLAALFPQFILPTQPQIAQYVILGVTTIVVDIIVMIGYATLAQRIAAWIKAPKQMKALNRVFGSLFMLVGALLASARHA
- the rhtC gene encoding threonine export protein RhtC, with the translated sequence MLMLFLTVAFVHFIALMSPGPDFFFVSQTAVSRSRKEAMMGVLGITCGVMVWAGVALLGLHLILEKMAWLHNIIMVGGGLYLCWMGYQMLRGALKKEAADAPAPKVELAAGGRSFLKGLMTNLANPKAIIYFGSVFSLFVSDSVGTPERWGIFVLIAVETLAWFTLVASLFALPAMRRGYQRLAKWIDGFAGVLFAGFGIHLIISR
- the recQ gene encoding ATP-dependent DNA helicase RecQ — translated: MAQAEVLNQESLAKQVLRETFGYQQFRPGQEDIIHTALEGRDCLVVMPTGGGKSLCYQIPALLLDGLTVVVSPLISLMKDQVDQLLANGVAAACLNSTQTREQQQQVMAGCRNGEIRLLYIAPERLMLDNFLDHLAHWNPVLLAVDEAHCISQWGHDFRPEYALLGHLRQRFPALPFMALTATADDTTRLDIVRLLGLNNPLIQISSFDRPNIRYMLMEKFKPLDQLLRYVQEQRGKCGIIYCNSRAKVEDTAARLQSRGFSAAAYHAGLENTVRAEVQEKFQRDDLQIVVATVAFGMGINKPNVRFVVHFDIPRNIESYYQETGRAGRDGLPAEAMLFYDPADMAWLRRCLEEKPAGQLQDIERHKLNAMGAFAEAQTCRRLVLLNYFGEGRQASCGNCDICLDPPKQYDGSNDAQIALSTIGRVNQRFGMGYVVEVIRGANNQRIREFGHDKLKVYGMGRDKSHEHWVSVIRQLIHLGMVTQNIAQHSALQLTDAARPILRGEPLMLAVPRVIALKPRVMQKAAVGNYDRKLFAKLRKLRKAIADESNIPPYVVFNDATLIEMAEQMPVSASEMLSVNGVGVRKLERFGKEFMALIRSHVDGDDDE
- the pldA gene encoding phospholipase A — its product is MAGLTALAALLPFLVCAQEATVKEVHDAPAVKGSIIANLLQEHDNPFTLYPYDSNYVLYTWTSDLNKEAINTYNWADNARKDEVKFQLSLAFPFWRGILGPNSVLGASYTQKSWWQLSNSGESSPFRETNYEPQLFLGFATDYRLGDWSLRDIEVGFNHDSNGRSDPTSRSWNRAYTRLMAQNGNWLVEVKPWYVLGSTDDNPDITKYMGYYQLKLGYQLGEAVLSAKGQYNWNTGYGGAELGVSYPVSKHVRLYTQVYSGYGESLIDYNFNQTRVGVGVMLNDLF
- the yigI gene encoding acyl-CoA thioesterase YigI encodes the protein MSAVLTAEDTLRMVGEIFVYHMPFNRALGLELDRYEKAFAQLSFNNQPMMVGNWAQSILHGGVIASALDVAAGLVCVGSTLTRHDTISEEELRQRLSRMGTIDLRVDYLRPGRGNRFTATSSLLRAGNKVAVARVELHNEEQVYIASATATYMVG
- the rarD gene encoding EamA family transporter RarD — protein: MDAKQTRQGVLLALAAYFIWGIAPAYFKLIYYVPANEILTHRVIWSFFFMLALISISRQWTQVKKLLATPKKIFLLALSAVLIGGNWLLFIWAVNNHHMLEASLGYFINPLVNIVLGMIFLGERFRRMQWLAVILAACGVLVQLWTFGSLPLIALGLAFSFAFYGLVRKKIAVDAQTGMLVETLWLLPVAAIWLFGIADSATSHMGQNSWSLNLLLIAAGIVTTIPLLCFTGAATRLRLSTLGFFQYIGPTLMFLLAVVFYDEHPGADKMVTFAFIWVALAVFVMDAIYTQRRGRRG
- the corA gene encoding magnesium/cobalt transporter CorA, which gives rise to MLSAFQLENNRLIRLEADEINHLASSVWVDLVEPDDEERHRVQMDLGQNLATRPELEDIEASARFFEDEDGLHIHSFFFFEDAEDHAGNSTVAFTIREGRLFTLRERELPAFRLYRMRARSQEMVDGNAYELLLDLFETKIEQLADEIENIYSDLEKLSRVIMEGHQGDEYDEALSTLAELEDIGWKVRLCLMDTQRALNFLVRKARLPGGQLEQAREILRDIESLLPHNESLFQKVNFLMQAAMGFINIEQNRIIKIFSVVSVVFLPPTLVASSYGMNFEFMPELKWSFGYPGAIIFMILAGLAPYLYFKRKNWL
- the ysgD gene encoding YsgD/CorL family protein — its product is MDTPSRYWLIILSSRINS